The Candidatus Bathyarchaeota archaeon genome contains a region encoding:
- the smc gene encoding chromosome segregation protein SMC, whose product MPYIRKIELRGFKSFAKPVTITFDRGFTVISGPNGSGKTNILDAILFVLGELSARRMRAENLTSLIFHGSPEAKLEKARSAKVVIQFDNKDGRIPIETETVTISREVFRNGQCIYRLNGRKVPRARILDVLSMAGISFGGHNVILQGTITRLADISSHERRKIIEDLIGIAQYDAEKAEAEEKLKEAEIAIRTAMGRIDEVQKRIDSLERERNELLRFNFIQKEIKKFEAMKLSHEVFQLQERISQLKKQTEEVKTKVDKLKEIREKLRQERQLAEKEWRKLSSEMVEEGGSRVVRVQIKIGELRSKITELNTKIGAGSASLEGLKKVRENHLVQLENMRKEITENRLTIRRLKRRKIKLLEQIEKKQAEHDALAKETAELWENLGENSKKLREIEKKLDELYQKTADLKSLQIQKTTRIRTLARRLEDLIKRKERFSSTLGELQKSLKDLEEIQKEQKKRFRSLQETLERRIAQKETIEREIAEAGKIAESAKEAVVEFVTQRELAETITQEEKALKNIEELGSLGVIPGVHGRLRNLIKIEKGYERAVEVAAAGWLDALVVEDLDSAFTCAETLRRLKLGRIKIIPIKEVENVKPLAPKKRRGITGTILDFIKCSKKHMPAVHYVFGDTVIASDDKIAFEISREGLRAVTLNGDLYETGGALEGGYYRAPIDFSVIIPSESAIKSLDEAVRALKEHLMRREGDLKLFEDEIDKTRVEIARLTESIDMLEGEIARVKRSLKRTKWNIRRLNSNIRKIETRLEKDRTEVGMIKAQRNSIQKEIRRLRRELAELRRKTDPAEIQEMEVKREKLAEEIITLRQKLGEIETEISTLQSKYQNILRVGYMNAKVQLQKVEKQLALVEKDVNEALEQRESLKAELLELEKAREELAKTVLTARQEAKKFTSQIDDIDKKLRKIDDEYEQMNRIYNQLQLNLQTAMLQFEQHKLRLAELGYAQPLRISAEQLQEVETTLNMMKLELERLGGVNQLALSHYAEQISRYKELSLRMNELEREKQAIVQFMDEIERKKREVFMNAFEKINKNLERYFEKLTGGGKATLKLENPEDPFAGGVDMLVQFPGKPWILASGASGGERSVAAVAFTFALQEFSPASFYIFDEVDAHLDAFHVERLSELFVEESEKAQFIVITLKPEMVNKAQKVYGVYSRNGVSNVISASFKEVN is encoded by the coding sequence ATGCCTTACATTCGGAAAATAGAACTTAGAGGATTCAAATCATTTGCGAAACCAGTAACAATAACATTTGATAGAGGATTTACGGTCATAAGCGGGCCGAACGGAAGCGGGAAAACAAATATTCTTGACGCAATACTTTTTGTCCTTGGAGAATTAAGCGCAAGAAGAATGCGAGCTGAAAACCTAACAAGCTTGATTTTTCACGGTTCTCCAGAGGCAAAATTGGAAAAGGCAAGATCGGCAAAGGTGGTAATTCAATTCGACAACAAAGACGGGAGAATACCAATCGAAACAGAAACCGTAACCATTTCGAGGGAGGTTTTCAGAAACGGCCAATGCATCTATAGACTAAACGGGAGGAAGGTTCCAAGAGCAAGGATACTTGACGTCCTTTCGATGGCTGGGATAAGCTTCGGCGGACACAACGTTATACTGCAGGGAACCATAACCCGCCTAGCAGACATTTCTTCACATGAAAGGAGAAAAATAATTGAAGACCTAATTGGAATAGCCCAATATGACGCCGAAAAGGCGGAAGCCGAAGAAAAACTGAAGGAAGCTGAAATTGCAATAAGAACAGCCATGGGAAGAATAGATGAAGTTCAAAAAAGAATAGACAGCCTAGAAAGGGAAAGAAACGAGCTTCTAAGATTCAACTTCATTCAGAAGGAAATTAAAAAGTTTGAGGCCATGAAACTATCGCATGAAGTTTTTCAACTTCAAGAAAGGATTTCTCAGCTGAAAAAGCAAACAGAAGAAGTGAAAACGAAAGTTGACAAGTTAAAGGAAATAAGGGAGAAACTTAGGCAAGAACGGCAGCTGGCCGAAAAAGAGTGGAGAAAATTAAGCTCAGAAATGGTTGAAGAAGGTGGCTCAAGAGTAGTCCGCGTGCAAATAAAGATAGGAGAACTAAGGTCAAAAATAACGGAGCTGAACACAAAGATTGGGGCGGGAAGTGCAAGTTTAGAAGGGTTAAAAAAGGTTAGAGAAAATCACCTTGTACAATTGGAGAACATGAGAAAGGAAATAACGGAAAATAGACTTACAATAAGAAGGCTGAAACGGCGAAAAATAAAACTTTTAGAGCAGATAGAGAAAAAACAAGCTGAACATGACGCTTTAGCAAAAGAAACAGCAGAACTATGGGAAAACTTGGGCGAAAATAGCAAAAAACTAAGAGAAATTGAGAAGAAACTTGATGAACTATACCAGAAAACTGCGGACCTAAAAAGCTTACAAATCCAGAAAACTACGAGGATAAGAACTTTAGCCAGACGCCTAGAAGACTTAATCAAGAGAAAGGAGAGATTCTCCTCAACCCTCGGTGAACTTCAAAAATCACTTAAAGATTTAGAGGAAATACAGAAAGAACAGAAAAAAAGGTTTAGAAGCCTTCAAGAAACACTTGAACGCAGAATAGCTCAGAAAGAAACTATAGAACGAGAAATAGCTGAGGCTGGGAAAATAGCAGAATCGGCCAAGGAGGCAGTAGTTGAATTTGTAACTCAGCGGGAACTTGCGGAAACCATAACTCAAGAAGAAAAGGCATTGAAAAACATTGAGGAACTCGGCAGCCTAGGCGTAATTCCCGGTGTTCATGGAAGATTAAGGAACCTAATAAAAATTGAGAAAGGATATGAAAGGGCTGTTGAAGTGGCTGCTGCAGGATGGTTAGACGCCCTGGTAGTAGAGGACTTGGATTCCGCTTTTACATGTGCAGAAACTCTAAGACGTTTAAAACTTGGAAGAATAAAGATAATTCCAATAAAAGAAGTTGAAAACGTTAAGCCTTTAGCCCCTAAAAAAAGAAGGGGAATAACTGGAACAATCTTAGATTTTATTAAATGTTCTAAAAAGCATATGCCAGCTGTACACTATGTTTTCGGAGACACAGTCATCGCATCTGATGACAAAATAGCTTTTGAAATTTCCCGTGAAGGATTAAGGGCTGTAACCCTAAACGGAGACCTCTACGAAACTGGAGGAGCCCTAGAAGGCGGATACTACCGGGCTCCAATAGACTTCTCAGTCATAATACCAAGCGAATCAGCCATAAAAAGCTTGGATGAAGCCGTAAGAGCCTTAAAAGAACATTTAATGAGAAGGGAAGGAGACCTCAAACTTTTCGAGGATGAAATTGACAAGACAAGAGTTGAAATAGCGAGGTTGACCGAATCAATCGACATGCTTGAAGGGGAAATTGCGAGAGTTAAAAGAAGTCTCAAGCGGACAAAATGGAACATTAGACGGCTAAACAGCAACATCAGAAAAATTGAAACTAGACTTGAAAAAGACCGAACAGAAGTTGGGATGATAAAAGCTCAGAGAAACTCGATACAGAAGGAGATAAGAAGACTTAGAAGAGAACTCGCCGAACTGAGGCGGAAGACAGACCCAGCTGAAATTCAAGAAATGGAAGTTAAAAGGGAAAAGCTTGCGGAAGAAATCATTACGCTTAGACAAAAGCTAGGCGAAATTGAAACTGAAATTTCAACTTTACAGTCGAAGTATCAGAATATCCTAAGAGTTGGCTACATGAACGCTAAGGTTCAGCTTCAAAAAGTTGAGAAACAACTTGCTTTAGTTGAAAAAGATGTTAACGAAGCCTTAGAACAGAGGGAAAGTCTAAAAGCTGAACTTTTAGAGCTTGAAAAGGCAAGGGAAGAATTGGCTAAAACAGTTCTGACAGCAAGGCAGGAAGCAAAGAAGTTTACTTCCCAGATAGATGATATTGACAAGAAATTACGGAAAATCGATGATGAATACGAGCAGATGAATAGGATATACAATCAACTGCAACTTAATCTCCAAACAGCAATGCTTCAGTTTGAGCAGCACAAACTAAGGCTAGCCGAGTTAGGTTACGCTCAACCATTGAGAATTTCAGCTGAGCAATTACAAGAAGTTGAAACTACGCTTAACATGATGAAGTTGGAACTTGAACGTTTAGGCGGAGTAAACCAGCTCGCCCTATCCCATTACGCCGAACAAATTTCACGCTATAAAGAACTTTCACTTAGAATGAACGAGCTTGAAAGAGAAAAACAGGCGATTGTACAGTTTATGGACGAAATTGAAAGGAAAAAACGTGAAGTATTCATGAACGCTTTCGAAAAAATAAACAAAAACCTTGAAAGATACTTCGAAAAGCTTACTGGAGGAGGAAAAGCCACTTTAAAGCTTGAAAACCCCGAAGACCCATTTGCCGGCGGAGTAGACATGCTCGTACAGTTTCCAGGGAAGCCTTGGATTCTGGCGAGCGGTGCAAGCGGTGGAGAACGCAGTGTAGCCGCTGTTGCGTTTACATTTGCGTTACAGGAGTTTTCCCCCGCCTCATTCTATATATTCGACGAAGTTGACGCCCACCTAGACGCTTTCCATGTTGAAAGGCTAAGTGAACTTTTCGTGGAGGAGTCTGAAAAGGCCCAGTTTATAGTGATAACTCTAAAGCCCGAAATGGTTAACAAAGCGCAGAAAGTCTACGGAGTTTACAGCCGAAACGGAGTTTCAAACGTTATATCTGCAAGTTTTAAGGAGGTCAACTAA
- a CDS encoding exosome complex exonuclease Rrp41, which translates to MSQKVPEKLIDEKGLRLDGRKPDELRPVKIEVGVLSNADGSAYIEQGKTKILAAVYGPKEVHPRHLALPDRAVLRCRYHMAPFSVEQRKSPAPSRREMELSKVIREALEPSIFVEYYPRTAIDIFIEVLQADGGTRCAGITVASLALADAGIPMRDLVCACAAGKVDGTIVLDLTDIEDKKGEADLPTAMMPNSKSITLLQMDGMLTPEEFEKALNLAVEGCKKIYSLQKEALKAKYVAIKEAVEE; encoded by the coding sequence ATGAGTCAAAAAGTTCCTGAAAAATTAATAGACGAGAAAGGATTAAGGTTAGATGGAAGAAAACCTGACGAGTTAAGGCCTGTAAAAATAGAAGTTGGAGTTTTAAGCAATGCAGATGGCTCAGCCTACATTGAACAGGGAAAAACCAAGATTTTAGCGGCTGTTTATGGTCCAAAGGAGGTTCATCCTAGACATTTGGCGTTGCCAGACAGAGCAGTTTTAAGATGCAGATACCACATGGCGCCATTTTCTGTGGAACAAAGAAAGTCTCCGGCTCCATCAAGGAGAGAGATGGAGCTTTCAAAGGTAATTAGGGAAGCCCTTGAACCCTCAATATTTGTCGAGTATTATCCGCGAACGGCGATAGACATCTTCATTGAAGTTTTGCAGGCTGATGGAGGAACAAGATGCGCCGGAATAACTGTTGCTTCGCTCGCATTAGCTGATGCTGGAATCCCAATGCGGGATCTAGTTTGTGCCTGTGCAGCTGGGAAAGTAGATGGAACCATAGTGCTTGACCTAACAGATATTGAAGATAAGAAAGGTGAAGCAGACCTTCCAACAGCCATGATGCCCAACAGTAAATCAATCACACTTTTGCAAATGGACGGAATGCTAACCCCAGAAGAATTTGAAAAAGCCTTGAATTTGGCTGTTGAAGGCTGCAAAAAAATCTACAGTTTGCAGAAGGAAGCCTTAAAGGCAAAGTATGTAGCTATTAAGGAGGCTGTCGAAGAATGA
- a CDS encoding ribosome assembly factor SBDS, which produces MSQKYTVARITREGEHFEILVKPDQAFEFRLGKRQAVSEVLVTDTIFTDANKGLRASEEKLRKAFGTTDPLKIAEIILRKGTLQLTTEQRRKLIEEKKKQIIAFISRNCVDPRTNLPHPPLRIEQAMEQIHFSIDPFRDAEEQAKEVIKLLRSVLPLKTEQVSVSVHIPPQYTGKAYGTVKSFGTIRHEEWRADGSFHAIVEMPAGLYGPFLEKLGEITKGNAEAKIIE; this is translated from the coding sequence ATGAGCCAGAAGTACACCGTCGCCCGCATAACCCGCGAAGGCGAACATTTCGAAATTCTCGTTAAACCTGACCAAGCCTTTGAATTTAGGCTTGGAAAGAGACAAGCGGTATCAGAGGTGTTAGTAACTGACACCATCTTTACAGACGCAAACAAGGGATTAAGAGCATCAGAGGAAAAACTGCGGAAAGCCTTCGGAACCACAGATCCGCTGAAAATAGCTGAAATAATTCTTAGAAAGGGAACACTGCAATTAACAACGGAGCAAAGAAGAAAGCTAATAGAAGAGAAAAAGAAGCAGATAATAGCTTTTATCTCAAGAAACTGCGTCGACCCAAGAACCAACCTTCCGCATCCCCCGCTGAGAATTGAACAAGCCATGGAGCAAATCCACTTTTCAATAGACCCATTCAGAGATGCAGAAGAACAAGCCAAGGAAGTCATAAAACTTCTACGGTCAGTTCTGCCGCTGAAAACAGAGCAAGTTTCAGTTTCAGTGCATATCCCGCCGCAGTACACTGGAAAAGCTTACGGAACAGTTAAGAGCTTTGGAACCATAAGACATGAAGAGTGGAGAGCCGACGGCTCTTTTCACGCAATTGTTGAAATGCCCGCTGGGCTTTACGGGCCGTTTCTTGAAAAGTTGGGGGAGATAACTAAAGGTAACGCAGAAGCGAAGATTATTGAATGA
- a CDS encoding DUF2096 family protein has translation MNYEIVWRILSDLATELKKKGVTVPQNIMKDLRSAKTMIEILKADPSCTECIPKIESYLDMAESSLILEVQEKLGPELAEKWMRKIETVRKKAYEEEMETEAKASKFVPGIPRGQSWLRIELSNETSKETVEKIAKELKLSCELQEDGYMLVYGEKEKIKTFVKRMAEELREKRG, from the coding sequence ATGAACTATGAAATAGTTTGGAGAATCCTATCTGATTTAGCAACAGAACTCAAGAAGAAAGGAGTAACTGTTCCTCAGAACATAATGAAAGATTTGCGTTCAGCGAAAACTATGATAGAAATCTTAAAAGCAGACCCGTCATGCACGGAATGCATACCGAAGATTGAGAGTTATCTGGACATGGCTGAATCATCTTTAATTTTGGAGGTTCAAGAAAAGCTAGGGCCAGAACTCGCAGAGAAATGGATGAGAAAAATAGAGACTGTTCGGAAAAAAGCTTACGAAGAGGAAATGGAAACGGAAGCTAAAGCCTCAAAGTTTGTGCCGGGAATACCGCGAGGTCAATCCTGGCTAAGAATAGAACTGTCAAATGAAACTTCCAAGGAAACCGTTGAAAAAATAGCTAAAGAACTTAAACTTTCATGCGAACTTCAAGAAGACGGCTATATGCTCGTTTACGGAGAAAAGGAAAAGATAAAAACTTTTGTAAAGAGAATGGCTGAAGAACTGCGGGAAAAACGTGGCTAG
- a CDS encoding RNA-binding protein (forms a homotrimeric complex that covers the face of the exosome RNA-processing complex; involved in substrate/cofactor recruitment and regulated processing) — protein sequence MPIFFEKREIVVPGDLLAEGDYIAGENTFREGKYIYATRVGLIEYTNKKVNVVALKAFYVPRIGDLVIGKIVEVGISGWVVDINSPYMALLRASDVIERGFNPRKDDLTAIYDVGDMIIAKIIAYDRTQNPLLTVNETGLGKITRGQIIKITPTKIPRVIGRKGSMINVIKKESGCNIILGQNGLILIRGRSPENERLAVMAIRKIEEESHTSGLTDRVAEMLRKEKESGKYESKSS from the coding sequence TTGCCAATATTTTTCGAAAAAAGGGAAATTGTTGTTCCGGGAGATTTGTTAGCCGAAGGCGATTATATAGCTGGAGAAAACACGTTTAGGGAAGGAAAATACATATACGCGACCCGAGTTGGCCTTATAGAATATACCAACAAAAAAGTGAATGTTGTAGCCTTAAAGGCCTTCTATGTCCCAAGAATAGGAGACTTAGTAATAGGAAAAATAGTGGAAGTTGGAATTTCAGGGTGGGTTGTTGACATAAACTCGCCTTACATGGCATTGCTTCGAGCCTCAGACGTAATCGAAAGAGGATTCAACCCTAGAAAAGACGACTTAACAGCCATCTACGACGTTGGAGACATGATAATAGCAAAAATAATAGCATATGACAGAACTCAAAACCCACTCTTAACAGTGAATGAAACTGGACTTGGAAAAATAACTAGAGGCCAAATAATCAAAATAACTCCAACGAAAATCCCGAGAGTCATCGGAAGAAAAGGATCAATGATAAACGTTATCAAAAAAGAAAGCGGCTGCAACATAATTTTAGGCCAAAACGGACTCATACTTATAAGGGGCCGTTCACCAGAAAACGAAAGACTAGCCGTTATGGCCATACGTAAAATTGAGGAAGAATCACATACAAGCGGTTTAACAGACCGCGTAGCCGAAATGCTTAGAAAAGAAAAGGAAAGTGGAAAATATGAGTCAAAAAGTTCCTGA
- the psmA gene encoding archaeal proteasome endopeptidase complex subunit alpha: MFAAPGAYDRAITVFSPDGRLFQVEYALETVNRGATIIGITCSEGVVLGAEEKLESSLQDPNFTWKIFEVDEHIGAAVVGLGSDARVLIDQARIYAQSNRLLYDEPIDIEIIAKRIGDIKQLYTQHAGVRPFGVSILFGGVDKTGCKLFMTDPSGSYRSFKAVALGIGRETAEKILKEEYREDLTLEEAIKLAVKCLVKALEARGEKPRLRIGVVPAETKKVRMLPLEEIEGYIKSLGG, encoded by the coding sequence ATATTTGCTGCACCAGGCGCATATGACCGTGCAATTACGGTATTCTCTCCAGACGGTAGATTATTTCAGGTTGAATATGCCCTAGAAACTGTGAATAGAGGGGCAACCATCATTGGAATTACGTGCTCCGAAGGAGTAGTTTTGGGAGCAGAAGAAAAGCTTGAATCAAGTTTGCAGGATCCAAATTTCACTTGGAAAATATTTGAAGTTGACGAGCATATTGGCGCCGCAGTTGTCGGTTTAGGCTCAGATGCGCGTGTACTTATTGATCAAGCGAGAATTTATGCACAGAGTAACCGTCTGCTTTACGATGAACCGATAGACATTGAAATAATTGCCAAGAGAATAGGTGACATAAAACAGCTTTACACCCAACATGCCGGAGTAAGACCATTCGGAGTTTCAATATTGTTCGGGGGAGTTGACAAAACAGGCTGCAAACTGTTCATGACTGACCCAAGCGGCTCATACAGAAGTTTCAAGGCGGTAGCCCTCGGGATAGGCAGAGAAACCGCAGAGAAAATTCTAAAGGAAGAATATAGAGAAGACCTAACGCTGGAAGAGGCGATAAAATTAGCTGTTAAATGTCTAGTTAAAGCTTTAGAAGCCAGAGGGGAAAAGCCGAGACTAAGAATAGGCGTTGTTCCCGCGGAAACGAAAAAGGTTAGAATGTTGCCCTTGGAAGAAATTGAAGGTTACATTAAAAGTCTGGGAGGATAG